A region of Oceanicoccus sp. KOV_DT_Chl DNA encodes the following proteins:
- a CDS encoding MaoC family dehydratase: MSQSTVFSINGQLLKIGHHIPEWEMASVSPEKMRTMAAILRDPNPLHWDRTAVAALPLGLGMRTINQGPLGLSYMINMLHCWTGPESIKRLHMTFPQVVLDGEHVVAKGTITQLRTEKNQALVDCDIWLEHQERGVLLSGNATVCLNTNDANPLNND, encoded by the coding sequence ATGAGTCAGTCAACTGTGTTTAGCATCAACGGCCAGTTATTAAAGATTGGCCACCACATACCTGAATGGGAAATGGCCAGTGTCAGCCCAGAAAAAATGCGCACTATGGCAGCGATATTAAGAGATCCCAACCCATTACATTGGGATCGCACCGCCGTCGCTGCACTACCGCTTGGCCTGGGCATGCGCACCATCAACCAAGGCCCTCTTGGCTTAAGCTACATGATCAATATGCTGCATTGCTGGACGGGGCCTGAATCGATAAAACGGTTGCATATGACGTTTCCGCAAGTTGTACTCGACGGGGAACACGTCGTCGCCAAGGGCACCATCACCCAATTACGTACTGAAAAAAATCAAGCACTAGTGGATTGTGATATTTGGTTAGAACATCAAGAAAGAGGCGTTTTATTATCTGGCAACGCTACTGTTTGCCTCAATACTAATGACGCAAATCCATTGAATAATGATTAA